One part of the Engraulis encrasicolus isolate BLACKSEA-1 chromosome 17, IST_EnEncr_1.0, whole genome shotgun sequence genome encodes these proteins:
- the LOC134467468 gene encoding serine-rich adhesin for platelets-like isoform X1, translating to MSCNWGRHLAENLTNADHMRDARKKIENEYQEKLRRREREREDAEERRAARRVKSINISYEEFKSRTYDRPWAVTKTALRKSSSPMKTSSSDTSLSSSGNSGSTLPDISKRQRRQPQQTTQRRINDGCSTSKEEGKNKSLKKKDKIKKPSASGHSAPQNKSSHKQPTSSNTDEDKHPQSPQQESLGSSQNLRRPPTHTRRLLPISQEHQGRGRPRLWHRLPSLKYSLSSSSSSSSSSSSDSDVDRRRQSSPDFSDLDNSIPEELMMAGGGGGGGGRDETEEEETPRSRLVRTPGGGGGGGGLSSGFFSSSGLLSDSSSLNSSSLTWGLSTLGPNPYRKPVMAPQPQLPHHSSSSTSRARGAKAPTEFPQASREFHLSLTPSSSSSSSSSSSSSSSSSTYFIPNRNFPFKLARRLMSSPAGGSSSLGSFISNLPSSPGLDATTITSSSDSSSDSEEELSSWRTSDLRPGDNDNKEDGDDDDNNDDDRVARWSLTRPSLLPLSMATPSAASAAAPSTAVAATSVRWRSLPEEEEDSEGDSEYETAPSTEAGGPAGAGASILLRRSNGVVTPTTSGLDPGPEVTAMTMSRMLSSSSSDNNASPYAAMGSSHTRLELLRSLLAPSNSAVEEVGGPPALESVPRAEARWLGRLNRGAASFSSYLQDQDRVRDRDGENDGNAEASHNNPTLSSSSSSSSSSSSSSSSSSSPSSSSSRPSPLSRLHALAVMDHLGLALIAMRQMRQEIQEIQDRNENGIGNGIGIGNIIRQLGEGQGAGAIGMHRNIASAAEREGTGIGNTESGDGARVGNAGARNAGSRIARSGGENTLGAEEEARPQADPETLQRITQSLMDETDEEEEGDQCRICQSGTGNPTNPLLSLSLSLSLSLSLSLSLSLSPHLLPSL from the exons ATGTCCTGCAATTGGGGAAGGCACCTGGCTGAAAACCTCACGAATGCTGATCATATGCGTGATGCGAGGAAGAAAATAGAAAATGAATATCAG GAGAAACTGCGCAGGCGTGAACGTGAGAGGGAAGATGCTGAGGAAAGGCGAGCCGCTCGCAGAGTGAAGAGCATCAACATTTCGTATGAGGAGTTCAAGAGCAGAACTTATGACAGACCGTGGGCTGTGACAAAGACAGCACTCagaaag TCATCCAGCCCTATGAAAACAAGCTCTTCAGATACCAGCCTTTCGTCCAGTGGGAATTCAGGATCGACATTACCTGACATCAGcaagagacagaggagacagcCGCAACAAACAACACAGCGGCGCATAAATGACGGATGCTCAACaa GTAAGGAGGAGGGCAAAAATAAATCCCTAAAGAAAAAGGACAAGATAAAGAAACCCTCTGCATCTGGACACTCAGCCCCCCAAAATAAGAGCTCCCACAAGCAGCCCACCTCCAGCAACACAGACGAAGACAAACACCCCCAGTCTCCCCAGCAGGAATCACTGGGTTCGAGCCAGAACCTCAGACGTCCCCCGACCCACACCAGACGGCTCCTGCCCATATCCCAGGAGCACCAGGGCCGAGGCCGACCCCGCCTGTGGCATCGGCTGCCTTCGCTCAAGTacagcctctcctcctcttcctcatcctcctcatcgtcatcatcagaTTCCGACGTGGACCGTCGTCGCCAGAGCTCGCCGGACTTCTCAGACCTGGATAACAGCATTCCGGAAGAGTTGATgatggcaggaggaggaggaggaggaggaggaagagacgagacggaggaggaggaaacgCCGCGTAGTAGGCTTGTCAGAACgccaggaggtggaggtggaggcggaggcctCAGCAGTGGATTCTTCTCCTCCAGTGGCCTGCTGTCTGACTCCTCCAGCCTGAACTCCTCCTCCCTGACGTGGGGCCTGTCCACCCTCGGCCCCAACCCCTATCGCAAGCCAGTCATGGCACCACAGCCGCAGCTGCCGCACCACTCCTCAAG CTCAACCTCCAGGGCTCGGGGAGCTAAGGCACCGACAGAGTTCCCACAGGCTTCCAGGGAGTTCCACTTGTCTCTaacacccagcagcagcagtagtagtagcagtagcagcagcagcagcagcagtagttctACCTACTTCATACCCAACAG GAACTTCCCATTCAAGCTGGCCCGCAGGCTCATGAGCTCGCCCGCTGGAGGCTCCTCGTCCCTGGGCTCGTTCATCAGcaacctcccctcctccccaggCCTGGATGcgaccaccatcacctcctcctccgacTCCTCCAGTGACTCAGAAGAGGAGCTGAGCTCGTGGAGAACCAGCGACCTGAGAccag GTGACAATGACAACAAGGAGGACGGGGATGACGATgacaacaatgatgatgatagGGTAGCGCGATGGAGTCTGACTCGACCTTCACTTCTTCCGTTGTCAATGGCGACCCCAtcggcagcatcagcagcagcaccctCCACGGCGGTGGCGGCGACGTCTGTCCGTTGGCGAAGCttgccagaggaggaggaggactctgAAGGCGACTCCGAGTACGAGACAGCGCCCTCTACTGAGGCGGgagg ccctgcGGGAGCGGGAGCATCGATACTGCTGAGGCGCTCGAATGGAGTCGTGACGCCGACGACGTCAGGCCTGGACCCCGGCCCTGAGGTCACTGCCATGACGATGTCCAGAATGTTGTCATCGTCATCCTCGGACAACAACGCGTCACCGTACGCTGCCATGGGCAGTAGTCACACCAGACTCGAACTCTTGCGCTCCCTCCTGGCCCCCAGCAACAGcgcggtggaggaggtgggggggccaCCGGCGCTGGAGTCCGTGCCCAGGGCAGAGGCACGTTGGCTGGGTCGACTGAACCGAGGGGCAGCCTCCTTTTCCTCCTACCTCCAAGACcaagacagagtcagagacagagacggagagaacgATGGCAATGCAGAGGCTTCACATAACAACCCaaccctatcctcctcctcctcctcctcctcctcttcctcctcttcatcctcctcctcttcctccccatcctcctcctcctcccgaccGAGCCCCCTGTCGCGCCTCCACGCCCTGGCCGTCATGGACCACCTGGGGCTGGCGCTGATCGCCATGCGGCAGATGAGGCAGGAGATACAGGAGATCCAGGACCGCAACGAGAACGGCATTGGGAATGGGATTGGGATTGGGAACATCATCAGACAGCTGGGGGAGGGGCAGGGAGCTGGTGCGATCGGGATGCATAGGAACATTGCCAGCGCAGCAGAGAGGGAGGGTACCGGGATCGGGAACACGGAGAGTGGGGACGGCGCGAGGGTTGGGAATGCCGGAGCACGGAATGCCGGGAGTAGGATTGCCAGGAGCGGGGGAGAGAACACGCTGGGAGCTGAGGAGGAGGCCAGACCACAAGCCGACCCGGAAACACTTCAGAGGATCACACAGAG
- the LOC134467468 gene encoding serine-rich adhesin for platelets-like isoform X2 has product MSCNWGRHLAENLTNADHMRDARKKIENEYQEKLRRREREREDAEERRAARRVKSINISYEEFKSRTYDRPWAVTKTALRKSSSPMKTSSSDTSLSSSGNSGSTLPDISKRQRRQPQQTTQRRINDGCSTSKEEGKNKSLKKKDKIKKPSASGHSAPQNKSSHKQPTSSNTDEDKHPQSPQQESLGSSQNLRRPPTHTRRLLPISQEHQGRGRPRLWHRLPSLKYSLSSSSSSSSSSSSDSDVDRRRQSSPDFSDLDNSIPEELMMAGGGGGGGGRDETEEEETPRSRLVRTPGGGGGGGGLSSGFFSSSGLLSDSSSLNSSSLTWGLSTLGPNPYRKPVMAPQPQLPHHSSSSTSRARGAKAPTEFPQASREFHLSLTPSSSSSSSSSSSSSSSSSTYFIPNRNFPFKLARRLMSSPAGGSSSLGSFISNLPSSPGLDATTITSSSDSSSDSEEELSSWRTSDLRPGDNDNKEDGDDDDNNDDDRVARWSLTRPSLLPLSMATPSAASAAAPSTAVAATSVRWRSLPEEEEDSEGDSDPAGAGASILLRRSNGVVTPTTSGLDPGPEVTAMTMSRMLSSSSSDNNASPYAAMGSSHTRLELLRSLLAPSNSAVEEVGGPPALESVPRAEARWLGRLNRGAASFSSYLQDQDRVRDRDGENDGNAEASHNNPTLSSSSSSSSSSSSSSSSSSSPSSSSSRPSPLSRLHALAVMDHLGLALIAMRQMRQEIQEIQDRNENGIGNGIGIGNIIRQLGEGQGAGAIGMHRNIASAAEREGTGIGNTESGDGARVGNAGARNAGSRIARSGGENTLGAEEEARPQADPETLQRITQSLMDETDEEEEGDQCRICQSGTGNPTNPLLSLSLSLSLSLSLSLSLSLSPHLLPSL; this is encoded by the exons ATGTCCTGCAATTGGGGAAGGCACCTGGCTGAAAACCTCACGAATGCTGATCATATGCGTGATGCGAGGAAGAAAATAGAAAATGAATATCAG GAGAAACTGCGCAGGCGTGAACGTGAGAGGGAAGATGCTGAGGAAAGGCGAGCCGCTCGCAGAGTGAAGAGCATCAACATTTCGTATGAGGAGTTCAAGAGCAGAACTTATGACAGACCGTGGGCTGTGACAAAGACAGCACTCagaaag TCATCCAGCCCTATGAAAACAAGCTCTTCAGATACCAGCCTTTCGTCCAGTGGGAATTCAGGATCGACATTACCTGACATCAGcaagagacagaggagacagcCGCAACAAACAACACAGCGGCGCATAAATGACGGATGCTCAACaa GTAAGGAGGAGGGCAAAAATAAATCCCTAAAGAAAAAGGACAAGATAAAGAAACCCTCTGCATCTGGACACTCAGCCCCCCAAAATAAGAGCTCCCACAAGCAGCCCACCTCCAGCAACACAGACGAAGACAAACACCCCCAGTCTCCCCAGCAGGAATCACTGGGTTCGAGCCAGAACCTCAGACGTCCCCCGACCCACACCAGACGGCTCCTGCCCATATCCCAGGAGCACCAGGGCCGAGGCCGACCCCGCCTGTGGCATCGGCTGCCTTCGCTCAAGTacagcctctcctcctcttcctcatcctcctcatcgtcatcatcagaTTCCGACGTGGACCGTCGTCGCCAGAGCTCGCCGGACTTCTCAGACCTGGATAACAGCATTCCGGAAGAGTTGATgatggcaggaggaggaggaggaggaggaggaagagacgagacggaggaggaggaaacgCCGCGTAGTAGGCTTGTCAGAACgccaggaggtggaggtggaggcggaggcctCAGCAGTGGATTCTTCTCCTCCAGTGGCCTGCTGTCTGACTCCTCCAGCCTGAACTCCTCCTCCCTGACGTGGGGCCTGTCCACCCTCGGCCCCAACCCCTATCGCAAGCCAGTCATGGCACCACAGCCGCAGCTGCCGCACCACTCCTCAAG CTCAACCTCCAGGGCTCGGGGAGCTAAGGCACCGACAGAGTTCCCACAGGCTTCCAGGGAGTTCCACTTGTCTCTaacacccagcagcagcagtagtagtagcagtagcagcagcagcagcagcagtagttctACCTACTTCATACCCAACAG GAACTTCCCATTCAAGCTGGCCCGCAGGCTCATGAGCTCGCCCGCTGGAGGCTCCTCGTCCCTGGGCTCGTTCATCAGcaacctcccctcctccccaggCCTGGATGcgaccaccatcacctcctcctccgacTCCTCCAGTGACTCAGAAGAGGAGCTGAGCTCGTGGAGAACCAGCGACCTGAGAccag GTGACAATGACAACAAGGAGGACGGGGATGACGATgacaacaatgatgatgatagGGTAGCGCGATGGAGTCTGACTCGACCTTCACTTCTTCCGTTGTCAATGGCGACCCCAtcggcagcatcagcagcagcaccctCCACGGCGGTGGCGGCGACGTCTGTCCGTTGGCGAAGCttgccagaggaggaggaggactctgAAGGCGACTCCGA ccctgcGGGAGCGGGAGCATCGATACTGCTGAGGCGCTCGAATGGAGTCGTGACGCCGACGACGTCAGGCCTGGACCCCGGCCCTGAGGTCACTGCCATGACGATGTCCAGAATGTTGTCATCGTCATCCTCGGACAACAACGCGTCACCGTACGCTGCCATGGGCAGTAGTCACACCAGACTCGAACTCTTGCGCTCCCTCCTGGCCCCCAGCAACAGcgcggtggaggaggtgggggggccaCCGGCGCTGGAGTCCGTGCCCAGGGCAGAGGCACGTTGGCTGGGTCGACTGAACCGAGGGGCAGCCTCCTTTTCCTCCTACCTCCAAGACcaagacagagtcagagacagagacggagagaacgATGGCAATGCAGAGGCTTCACATAACAACCCaaccctatcctcctcctcctcctcctcctcctcttcctcctcttcatcctcctcctcttcctccccatcctcctcctcctcccgaccGAGCCCCCTGTCGCGCCTCCACGCCCTGGCCGTCATGGACCACCTGGGGCTGGCGCTGATCGCCATGCGGCAGATGAGGCAGGAGATACAGGAGATCCAGGACCGCAACGAGAACGGCATTGGGAATGGGATTGGGATTGGGAACATCATCAGACAGCTGGGGGAGGGGCAGGGAGCTGGTGCGATCGGGATGCATAGGAACATTGCCAGCGCAGCAGAGAGGGAGGGTACCGGGATCGGGAACACGGAGAGTGGGGACGGCGCGAGGGTTGGGAATGCCGGAGCACGGAATGCCGGGAGTAGGATTGCCAGGAGCGGGGGAGAGAACACGCTGGGAGCTGAGGAGGAGGCCAGACCACAAGCCGACCCGGAAACACTTCAGAGGATCACACAGAG